Proteins encoded together in one Marinithermus hydrothermalis DSM 14884 window:
- a CDS encoding NADH-quinone oxidoreductase subunit C translates to MQRLQRVLEEARAQRFEIEEAHGNTWITLPRDGLVDRMAHYKTLGFNYLADIIGIDYLTYPDPKPERFCVVYELVSLPGWKDGDGSRFFVRVYVPEANPVLPTVTGIWGSANWLEREIYDLFGIRFEGHPDLRKILTPEDLDGHPLRKDFPLGETPTLFKEGRFIDPAAFRAGLTGKDPGLTGWRGGTRKGYQQLFQDVRRAAELEKEGE, encoded by the coding sequence ATGCAACGCTTGCAGCGCGTTCTTGAGGAAGCCCGCGCCCAGCGCTTCGAGATCGAGGAAGCCCACGGGAACACCTGGATCACGCTGCCCCGCGACGGCCTCGTGGACCGCATGGCCCACTACAAGACGCTGGGCTTTAACTACCTCGCGGACATCATAGGGATCGACTACCTCACCTACCCCGACCCGAAGCCCGAACGCTTCTGCGTCGTCTACGAGCTGGTCTCCCTCCCCGGCTGGAAGGACGGGGACGGCAGCCGATTCTTCGTGCGGGTCTACGTGCCCGAAGCGAACCCCGTCCTGCCCACCGTGACCGGGATCTGGGGCAGCGCGAACTGGCTCGAGCGCGAGATCTACGACCTGTTTGGCATCCGCTTCGAGGGCCACCCGGACCTCCGGAAGATCCTCACCCCCGAGGACCTGGACGGCCACCCCCTGCGCAAGGACTTCCCCCTCGGGGAGACGCCCACCCTGTTCAAGGAAGGGCGGTTCATCGACCCCGCGGCTTTCCGCGCGGGGCTCACCGGCAAGGATCCGGGCCTCACCGGGTGGCGCGGCGGTACGCGCAAAGGGTACCAGCAGCTTTTCCAGGACGTTCGGCGCGCGGCTGAGCTGGAGAAGGAGGGAGAGTGA
- the nuoI gene encoding NADH-quinone oxidoreductase subunit NuoI: MSVAALAKSLGITLKHLFSKPVTIPYPDAPVPLKPRYKGRHVLTRHPNGLEKCIGCSLCAAVCPAYAIYVEAAENDPENPVSAGERYAKVYEINMLRCIFCGLCEEACPTGAVVLGNEFEMADYRYSDHIYSKEDMLVEVVGSKPQRREARITGKPVKLGFKVPYVRPELEGVKYE; the protein is encoded by the coding sequence ATGAGCGTAGCCGCGCTGGCGAAGAGCCTGGGCATCACGCTGAAGCACCTCTTCAGCAAGCCGGTGACGATCCCGTACCCGGACGCGCCGGTGCCCTTGAAGCCGCGCTACAAGGGGCGTCACGTGCTTACCCGCCACCCGAACGGCCTCGAGAAATGCATCGGGTGCAGCCTGTGCGCCGCGGTCTGCCCGGCGTACGCGATCTACGTCGAGGCCGCGGAGAACGACCCGGAGAACCCGGTCTCGGCGGGGGAGCGGTACGCGAAGGTCTACGAGATCAACATGCTGCGCTGCATCTTCTGCGGGCTCTGCGAGGAGGCCTGCCCCACGGGCGCGGTCGTGCTGGGCAACGAGTTCGAGATGGCCGACTACCGTTACTCCGACCACATCTACAGCAAGGAGGACATGCTCGTCGAGGTGGTGGGCTCCAAGCCGCAGCGGCGCGAGGCCCGCATCACAGGAAAGCCGGTCAAGCTAGGGTTCAAGGTGCCCTACGTGCGGCCGGAGCTGGAAGGGGTGAAGTACGAGTGA
- a CDS encoding NuoB/complex I 20 kDa subunit family protein: protein MGLTDLFERDVQELERQGVFFTTLEKLVAWGRSNSLWPATFGLACCAIEMMASTDARNDLARFGSEVFRASPRQADVMIVAGRLSKKMAPVMRRVYDQMPDPKWVISMGACASSGGMFNNYAIVQNVDSVVPVDVFVPGCPPRPEALIYAVMQLQKKIRGQAYDEAGNKLPPVEAWVRG from the coding sequence ATGGGACTAACCGACCTGTTTGAGCGGGACGTGCAGGAACTAGAGCGGCAGGGGGTCTTCTTCACCACGCTTGAGAAACTCGTCGCCTGGGGGCGCTCGAACAGCCTCTGGCCGGCCACCTTCGGCCTCGCGTGCTGCGCGATTGAGATGATGGCCTCGACCGACGCCCGTAACGACCTAGCCCGCTTCGGTTCCGAGGTCTTCCGCGCCTCGCCCCGCCAGGCGGACGTCATGATCGTCGCGGGCCGCCTCTCCAAGAAGATGGCGCCCGTCATGCGCCGGGTGTACGACCAGATGCCCGACCCCAAGTGGGTCATCTCCATGGGCGCGTGCGCCAGCTCGGGGGGCATGTTCAACAACTACGCCATCGTGCAGAACGTGGACTCGGTCGTTCCGGTGGACGTCTTCGTGCCGGGCTGCCCGCCCCGCCCCGAGGCGCTGATCTACGCGGTGATGCAGCTCCAGAAAAAGATCCGGGGGCAGGCCTACGACGAGGCCGGCAACAAACTGCCGCCCGTCGAGGCGTGGGTGCGGGGGTGA
- the nuoD gene encoding NADH dehydrogenase (quinone) subunit D, whose translation MTLNVGPQHPSTHGVLRLVIKMAGEEVLEVQPHVGYLHTGFEKNMEHRTYLQNITYTPRMDYLHSFAHDLAYALAVERLVGAEVPPRAQTIRIILNELSRIASHLVFTGTGLLDFGALTPFFYCFREREAILDLFEWVSGQRFHHNYIRIGGLKNDLPEEFIPELKKFLDTFDYRVDEYEGMFRESPIFYERARDVGVIPPEVAIHLGLTGGSLRASGVNYDVRKAYPYAGYETYEFDVPLGERGDVYDRMIVRIQEMRESARIIRQAVERLEPGPIRDPNPQISLPPRHLLETSMEAVIYHFKLVTEGFHPPKGEVYVPTESARGELGYYIISDGGSMPYRVKVRAPSFVNLQSLPYACEGHQFPDLVAILASLDPVMGDVDR comes from the coding sequence ATGACCCTGAACGTAGGGCCGCAACACCCCTCCACGCACGGGGTCTTGCGGCTCGTCATCAAGATGGCGGGGGAGGAGGTGCTCGAGGTCCAGCCGCACGTGGGGTACCTCCACACCGGCTTCGAGAAGAACATGGAGCACCGCACCTACCTGCAGAACATCACCTACACCCCCCGCATGGACTACCTGCACTCCTTCGCGCACGACCTCGCGTACGCCCTCGCGGTCGAGCGGCTCGTCGGGGCCGAGGTCCCGCCCCGCGCCCAGACGATCCGCATCATCCTGAACGAGCTGTCCCGCATCGCGAGCCACCTGGTCTTCACCGGGACGGGGCTGCTCGACTTCGGGGCCCTCACGCCGTTCTTCTACTGCTTCCGTGAGCGCGAAGCGATCCTGGACCTGTTCGAGTGGGTGAGCGGGCAGCGCTTCCACCACAACTACATCCGCATCGGTGGGCTCAAGAACGACCTGCCCGAGGAGTTCATCCCCGAACTCAAGAAGTTCCTCGACACCTTCGACTATCGGGTGGACGAGTACGAGGGGATGTTCCGCGAAAGCCCCATCTTCTATGAGCGCGCCCGCGACGTGGGCGTGATCCCGCCGGAGGTAGCGATCCACCTGGGGCTCACCGGAGGCTCGCTGCGCGCCAGCGGCGTGAACTACGACGTGCGCAAGGCCTACCCTTACGCGGGGTACGAGACCTACGAGTTCGACGTGCCCCTCGGCGAGCGCGGGGACGTGTACGACCGTATGATCGTGCGCATTCAGGAGATGCGCGAGTCCGCGCGCATCATCCGCCAAGCCGTGGAGCGCCTCGAGCCCGGCCCCATCCGGGACCCGAACCCGCAGATCTCCCTGCCGCCCCGCCACCTGCTCGAGACCTCGATGGAGGCGGTGATCTACCACTTCAAGCTGGTGACCGAAGGGTTTCACCCGCCGAAAGGCGAGGTGTACGTGCCCACCGAAAGCGCGCGGGGAGAGCTCGGGTACTACATCATCTCCGACGGGGGGTCGATGCCCTACCGCGTCAAGGTGCGCGCCCCGAGCTTCGTGAACCTGCAAAGCCTGCCCTACGCCTGCGAAGGCCACCAGTTCCCCGATTTGGTCGCGATTCTCGCCAGTCTCGACCCGGTAATGGGCGACGTGGACCGGTAA
- the nuoH gene encoding NADH-quinone oxidoreductase subunit NuoH produces MEFVWTAVKALLVVVGLLTAFAYMTLVERRLLARFQHRLGPNRVGPMGLLQPLADAIKSIFKEDITVREADRLVYLLAPLISITFALVAFGLIPFGPEGAFFGLDPWVLDIDMGILYLFAVSEMAVYGVFLAGWASNSKYSLLGSLRSAAALVSYELGLGISLLAPVILVGSLNLREIVEWQAQNGWLILWQFPAFLVFTIATMAEAARTPFDLPEAEQELVSGYNTEYSSIKWALFQMAEYVHLITASALIPTLFLGGWHAPAFLPDIPFLWLFVKMALFLFLFIWIRATWFRLRYDQLMRFSWGVLLPVALVWFVVTAAWVVFKGGVA; encoded by the coding sequence ATGGAGTTCGTCTGGACCGCGGTGAAGGCGCTTCTCGTCGTGGTGGGGCTCTTGACGGCGTTCGCCTACATGACGCTCGTGGAGCGCCGTTTGCTCGCGCGCTTTCAGCACCGGCTGGGGCCGAACCGCGTGGGCCCCATGGGGTTGTTGCAGCCCTTGGCGGACGCGATCAAGAGCATCTTCAAGGAGGACATCACCGTCCGTGAAGCCGACCGGTTGGTGTACCTCCTCGCGCCTTTGATCTCGATCACCTTTGCGCTGGTGGCTTTCGGCCTGATCCCCTTCGGGCCGGAAGGCGCGTTCTTTGGGCTGGACCCGTGGGTGCTCGACATCGACATGGGGATCCTGTACCTCTTCGCGGTGAGCGAGATGGCGGTGTACGGGGTCTTCCTCGCGGGGTGGGCCTCAAACTCCAAGTACAGCCTGCTGGGCTCGCTGCGCTCGGCGGCAGCGCTCGTGAGCTACGAGCTGGGCCTGGGGATCAGCCTGCTCGCGCCGGTGATCCTGGTAGGGTCCTTGAACCTGCGGGAGATCGTGGAGTGGCAGGCCCAGAACGGGTGGTTGATCCTTTGGCAGTTCCCGGCCTTCCTGGTCTTCACGATCGCCACCATGGCCGAGGCGGCGCGGACGCCGTTCGACCTGCCGGAGGCCGAGCAGGAGCTGGTCTCGGGGTACAACACCGAGTACTCCTCGATCAAGTGGGCCCTCTTCCAGATGGCGGAGTACGTCCACCTCATCACCGCAAGCGCCCTGATCCCCACGCTCTTCCTGGGGGGGTGGCACGCGCCCGCCTTCTTGCCGGACATCCCCTTCCTGTGGCTGTTCGTGAAGATGGCCCTGTTCCTTTTCCTCTTCATCTGGATCCGCGCAACCTGGTTCCGCCTGCGCTACGACCAGCTGATGCGCTTTAGTTGGGGCGTGTTGTTGCCGGTAGCGCTGGTGTGGTTCGTGGTGACGGCAGCCTGGGTTGTGTTCAAGGGAGGTGTCGCATGA
- the nuoF gene encoding NADH-quinone oxidoreductase subunit NuoF produces MSVAEKPITSGHDPRFVRTLYAHVGRPNSWTLEYYLAHGGYEAARKALTRMTPDEVIEEVKKSGLRGRGGAGFPTGVKWSFMPKEPKTQHYIVCNADESEPGSFKDRYLLEDDPHQLIEGMIIAGYAIRATKGYVYVRGEYRRAYDRLTAAIREAYAKGYLGENLFGSGFSFDLYVHRGAGAYICGEETALMNSLEGLRANPRMKPPFPAQSGLYGKPTTINNVETLCSVVHIIERGADWFGQMGTERSKGHKLFQISGPVRRPGVYELPLGTTFRELIYDWAGGPTEPIKAIIPGGSSTPPVPWTDEVLDSPMDYEHCQRLGTLLGTGGVILIPESVCIVNAMWNVTRFYAHESCGKCTPCREGVSGWLPKLFEKIERGRGEPGDVELLENLLDNIEGKAFCPLADAAVWPVRGSLKHFRHEYEHHIEHGTCVVPRTSRWR; encoded by the coding sequence GTGAGCGTCGCGGAAAAACCCATCACCAGCGGGCACGACCCCCGCTTCGTGCGCACCCTCTACGCGCACGTCGGCCGGCCGAACTCCTGGACGCTCGAGTACTACCTCGCCCACGGGGGGTACGAGGCCGCGCGGAAGGCCCTGACCCGGATGACCCCCGACGAGGTGATCGAGGAGGTCAAGAAGTCCGGGTTGCGGGGCCGGGGCGGCGCGGGGTTCCCGACCGGGGTGAAGTGGTCCTTCATGCCCAAGGAACCCAAGACGCAGCACTACATCGTATGCAACGCCGACGAATCCGAGCCCGGCAGCTTCAAGGACCGCTACCTCCTCGAGGACGACCCGCACCAGCTCATCGAGGGCATGATCATCGCCGGGTACGCGATCCGCGCCACCAAGGGGTACGTGTACGTGCGCGGGGAGTACCGCCGGGCCTACGACCGCCTGACCGCGGCGATCCGGGAGGCGTACGCCAAGGGGTATTTGGGCGAGAACCTCTTCGGGTCCGGGTTCAGCTTCGACCTCTACGTGCACCGCGGCGCGGGCGCGTACATCTGCGGCGAGGAGACCGCCCTGATGAACTCCCTCGAGGGGCTCCGGGCCAACCCGCGCATGAAACCGCCCTTCCCAGCGCAGTCCGGCCTTTACGGCAAGCCCACCACGATCAACAACGTGGAGACCCTGTGCTCGGTGGTGCACATCATCGAGCGGGGCGCGGACTGGTTCGGGCAGATGGGCACGGAGCGCTCCAAAGGGCACAAGCTCTTCCAGATCTCCGGCCCCGTGCGGCGCCCTGGCGTGTACGAGCTACCCCTCGGCACGACCTTCCGCGAGCTGATCTACGACTGGGCGGGCGGCCCCACCGAGCCCATCAAGGCGATCATCCCCGGCGGGTCCTCCACCCCGCCCGTGCCTTGGACCGACGAGGTGCTCGACTCGCCCATGGACTACGAGCACTGCCAGCGCCTGGGCACCCTCCTCGGGACCGGCGGGGTGATCCTGATCCCCGAGTCGGTCTGCATCGTGAACGCGATGTGGAACGTGACCCGGTTCTACGCGCACGAGTCCTGCGGCAAGTGCACCCCCTGCCGTGAGGGGGTGTCCGGGTGGCTGCCCAAGCTCTTCGAGAAGATCGAGCGGGGACGCGGCGAGCCGGGGGATGTCGAGCTGTTGGAGAACCTGCTCGACAACATCGAGGGCAAGGCCTTCTGCCCCCTGGCCGACGCAGCGGTCTGGCCGGTGCGGGGGTCTCTGAAGCACTTCCGTCACGAGTACGAGCACCACATCGAGCACGGCACGTGCGTGGTGCCCAGGACGAGCCGCTGGAGGTGA
- a CDS encoding class I SAM-dependent rRNA methyltransferase — translation MQRAVLKPGKERKVKNHYPTVYRDELAQTPSAPGPCKVLDASGALIGVGYYDPQSPAPLRVYRFDDGPLDHAFFVQRFRRAQARREGLGPYHRLVHAEADGLPGLVVDRFGEVLLLQVRNRAMEALRDTWLPALIEVTQPQGVYERSDVEARRLEGLEPRTGVLYGHVPPTLQVEEDGLVFAIPLAMAQTKGYYLDQRENRRRFEALVQPGQRVLDVYSYVGGFALRAARKGAYALAVDKDLEALGVLDQTARAHGLTVDLRAGEAHAILHELAERGQRFDHILLDPPTLVKKPSALPRVKRHLVDLTRLALGMLAPAGTVWLSSCAYHLRLEDLLEVARRAAADTGRRLAVRCVTHQPADHPWSLHVPESLYLKTLVLEDDPL, via the coding sequence GTGCAACGCGCGGTTCTAAAACCCGGAAAAGAACGGAAGGTCAAGAACCACTACCCCACCGTCTACCGTGACGAGCTCGCCCAAACCCCAAGCGCCCCCGGCCCCTGCAAGGTGCTGGACGCCAGCGGAGCCCTCATCGGCGTCGGGTACTACGACCCCCAAAGCCCCGCCCCCCTCCGGGTCTACCGTTTCGACGACGGCCCCCTAGACCACGCCTTTTTCGTCCAGCGCTTCCGCCGCGCCCAAGCACGCCGGGAGGGCCTTGGCCCCTACCACCGCCTGGTACACGCCGAGGCCGACGGCCTCCCAGGCCTCGTGGTGGACCGGTTCGGCGAGGTCCTCCTCCTCCAGGTCCGCAACCGCGCGATGGAAGCCCTGAGGGACACCTGGCTCCCCGCGCTCATCGAGGTCACCCAACCCCAAGGGGTGTACGAACGCAGCGACGTAGAAGCCCGCCGCCTGGAGGGCCTCGAGCCCCGCACCGGGGTGCTGTACGGCCACGTCCCCCCCACCCTCCAGGTGGAGGAGGACGGGCTGGTCTTCGCAATCCCCCTCGCGATGGCCCAGACCAAAGGGTACTACCTGGACCAGCGGGAAAACCGCCGCCGATTCGAGGCGCTCGTGCAGCCCGGCCAGCGCGTGCTCGACGTGTACAGTTACGTAGGCGGGTTCGCCCTGCGCGCCGCCCGAAAGGGCGCGTACGCCCTGGCGGTGGACAAGGACCTCGAAGCGCTCGGGGTGCTGGACCAGACCGCCCGCGCCCACGGGCTCACGGTGGACCTCCGCGCCGGGGAGGCCCACGCGATCCTTCACGAGCTCGCCGAGCGCGGCCAGCGCTTCGACCACATCCTCCTCGACCCCCCCACCCTGGTCAAAAAGCCCAGCGCCCTACCGCGCGTCAAGCGCCACCTCGTGGACCTCACGCGCCTCGCGCTGGGGATGCTCGCGCCGGCCGGCACGGTCTGGCTCTCGAGCTGCGCGTATCACCTGCGGCTCGAGGACCTCCTGGAGGTCGCGCGACGCGCCGCGGCCGACACGGGCCGGCGCCTCGCGGTGCGGTGCGTGACCCATCAGCCTGCGGACCACCCCTGGAGCCTGCACGTGCCGGAGTCGCTCTACCTCAAAACCCTCGTCCTCGAGGACGACCCCCTATAA
- a CDS encoding NADH-quinone oxidoreductase subunit A — MSPVTEYINILIYLGVALFIGVAALLAGALLGPKRPRPTKLMPYESGNDPIGRVERYPVHFYVVAMLFIIFDVEVAFLWPYAVNAGPLGVGGLIAVIVFVGIVMAGFVYEWLKGVMKWD; from the coding sequence TTGTCACCGGTAACCGAGTACATCAACATCCTGATCTACCTCGGGGTAGCCCTGTTCATCGGGGTGGCGGCCCTCTTGGCGGGCGCGCTGCTCGGGCCCAAACGGCCCCGCCCCACCAAGCTGATGCCCTACGAGTCGGGCAACGACCCCATCGGGCGCGTGGAGCGTTACCCGGTCCACTTCTACGTCGTGGCCATGCTCTTCATCATCTTCGACGTCGAGGTGGCCTTCCTTTGGCCGTACGCGGTGAACGCCGGACCCCTAGGCGTAGGCGGCCTGATCGCCGTCATTGTGTTCGTCGGCATCGTGATGGCCGGCTTCGTCTACGAGTGGCTCAAGGGGGTGATGAAATGGGACTAA
- the nuoE gene encoding NADH-quinone oxidoreductase subunit NuoE: MGFFDDKQDWLEEVFRQYPPEGRRSAIMPLLRRVQTEEGYVSEARIREIAELVGTTPTEVKGVMSFYSYYHELPTGKYHLQVCATLSCALAGADELWDYLVETLGILPGEVTPDGRFSIQKVECLGSCHTAPVVQVNDEPYVECVTRARLKALLEGLKADRPLEEIELPEGCGHVVRPEDEAAAAVGPAEPLAKPEEGKA; the protein is encoded by the coding sequence ATGGGCTTTTTTGACGACAAGCAAGACTGGCTCGAGGAGGTGTTCCGCCAGTACCCGCCCGAGGGGCGGCGCAGCGCGATCATGCCGCTGTTGCGGCGGGTGCAGACCGAGGAGGGGTACGTCTCCGAAGCGCGCATCCGCGAGATCGCCGAGCTCGTGGGTACCACGCCCACCGAGGTCAAGGGCGTGATGAGCTTCTACAGCTACTACCACGAGCTGCCCACGGGCAAGTACCACCTCCAGGTGTGCGCCACGCTCTCCTGCGCCCTCGCCGGCGCGGACGAGCTTTGGGATTATTTGGTGGAGACCCTGGGCATCCTGCCCGGGGAGGTCACCCCGGACGGGCGGTTCTCGATCCAGAAGGTGGAGTGCCTCGGCAGCTGCCACACCGCGCCGGTGGTCCAGGTGAACGACGAGCCCTACGTGGAGTGCGTCACCCGCGCGCGGCTCAAGGCCCTCCTCGAGGGCCTTAAAGCCGACCGGCCCCTCGAGGAGATCGAGCTGCCCGAGGGGTGCGGCCACGTGGTGCGCCCCGAGGATGAAGCCGCGGCCGCGGTGGGCCCCGCGGAACCGCTCGCGAAGCCGGAGGAGGGGAAGGCGTGA
- a CDS encoding NADH-quinone oxidoreductase subunit J family protein: MSLFDLVAGLLLILTAVAVVTLRNAVHAALALAGNFLVLAAVYMALDARFLGWIQVIVYAGAIMVLFLFVIMLLLAARADTGVDPVPSLRPFAGVVGVLLLVGLGYAVTTFEPVQSLVETAPLLAGGTAQVVGEALYGPWLYAVELIAVLLLAATVAAVVMVQPEVRRPRVKPQVAERERELEEVTR; encoded by the coding sequence GTGAGCCTCTTCGATCTCGTCGCCGGCCTGTTGCTCATCCTTACAGCAGTGGCGGTGGTGACGCTCCGCAACGCGGTGCACGCCGCCCTCGCCCTCGCGGGGAACTTCCTGGTGCTCGCCGCGGTGTACATGGCGCTGGACGCGCGGTTTCTAGGCTGGATCCAGGTGATCGTGTACGCTGGCGCGATCATGGTCCTGTTCCTCTTCGTGATCATGCTGCTGCTCGCGGCTCGAGCCGATACGGGCGTGGACCCCGTGCCCAGCCTGAGGCCCTTCGCCGGGGTGGTGGGGGTGCTGCTGCTCGTGGGGCTGGGGTACGCCGTCACTACCTTCGAACCTGTTCAATCCCTTGTGGAGACCGCGCCGCTGCTCGCGGGTGGCACGGCCCAGGTGGTGGGCGAGGCCCTCTACGGGCCCTGGCTGTACGCAGTGGAGCTTATCGCGGTGCTGCTGCTCGCCGCGACGGTCGCCGCGGTCGTGATGGTCCAGCCTGAGGTGCGCCGCCCTCGAGTCAAGCCCCAGGTGGCCGAGCGCGAGCGCGAGCTCGAGGAGGTGACCCGATGA
- a CDS encoding molybdopterin-dependent oxidoreductase gives MVRVKVNDREIEVPPGTSAMDAIFHAGYDVPLFCAEKYLSPTGSCRMCLVKAGAPRKGPDGDWIRDENGEVKIFWFPKLMASCTLQVSEGMVIDTLSDEVKRAQSGMVEFTLFNHPLDCPTCDKGGACELQDRSYEYGLYETYHAKREEIREGLGPELPVYTRYEFTRRHTDKHHPLSPFITLDRERCIHCKRCVRYFEEIPGDEVLDFIERGVHTFIGTADYGLPSNLTGNICDICPVGALLDQVARFRGRNWEYDRTPTTDLTDASGSAIWVDARSGRIERVRARELPETSEIWISDAARFGHEWVDLNRIKTPLVRKDGRLEPASWDEALQAMREGLKGAKKDAVGLYLAGDSTLEEGYAAAELARALGTPHLDFEGRTAVAASSFPALTYDELLEAGFALVVGDPTEELPVLHVRLQQFLKGLKPPHRYNHGTPFADLSIKERMPRQGEKLAVFAPYPTALMRWAGAKGVYRPGEEARLLQALEAALEGRSLPEGLDGVREAVRAAAERFKAAEGRVLVLGAGVLEDVEAAQAAQRIAAAFGARVFALTPAPNARGLEAVGVWPGEGGAALGEAGPQVAFYSGVEPPEDVVRAQAYRVFHLTHLTPLAERYADVVLPAETFYEKRGAMVNVEGRVLPLQPAGVDNGEAEGVVQALALFAEALGVTPPVRLVRQVRRALKERYRLDLEHLPESGVLWRPKAPRTPRALRAEAGTLYLKPSMWRHHQLQGPTVQKALGRAVLEAHPATARAHGLKDGMALEVETPYGTLEAVVRVREALPEGFLYLPAYGKGTARRVPFKLLVPQGAPQGGGEA, from the coding sequence ATGGTACGCGTCAAGGTCAACGACCGCGAGATCGAGGTTCCGCCGGGAACCTCGGCGATGGACGCGATCTTCCACGCTGGGTACGACGTGCCCCTCTTCTGCGCGGAGAAGTACCTCTCGCCGACCGGGTCGTGCCGCATGTGCCTGGTCAAGGCCGGTGCGCCGCGCAAGGGGCCGGACGGCGACTGGATCCGGGACGAGAACGGCGAGGTCAAGATCTTCTGGTTCCCCAAGCTCATGGCGAGCTGCACCCTCCAGGTGAGCGAGGGCATGGTGATCGACACCCTCTCGGACGAGGTGAAGCGGGCCCAGTCCGGGATGGTGGAGTTCACCCTGTTCAACCACCCCCTCGACTGCCCCACCTGCGACAAGGGCGGCGCGTGCGAGCTCCAGGACCGCAGCTACGAGTACGGCCTGTACGAGACGTACCACGCCAAGCGCGAGGAGATCCGCGAAGGGCTGGGTCCCGAGCTGCCCGTCTACACCCGCTACGAGTTCACCCGCCGCCACACCGACAAGCACCACCCCCTCTCGCCCTTCATCACCCTGGACCGCGAGCGGTGCATCCACTGCAAGCGCTGCGTGCGGTACTTCGAGGAGATCCCCGGAGACGAGGTGCTGGACTTCATCGAGCGGGGGGTGCACACCTTCATCGGCACCGCGGACTACGGCCTGCCCTCGAACCTCACCGGGAACATCTGCGACATCTGCCCGGTCGGGGCGCTGCTCGACCAGGTGGCCCGCTTCAGGGGGCGCAACTGGGAGTACGACCGCACCCCCACCACGGACCTCACCGACGCCTCCGGCAGCGCGATCTGGGTGGACGCGCGCTCGGGCCGCATTGAGCGCGTGCGTGCCCGTGAACTCCCCGAGACCAGCGAGATCTGGATCTCGGACGCGGCGCGCTTCGGGCACGAGTGGGTGGACCTCAACCGGATCAAGACCCCCCTCGTGCGCAAGGACGGCCGCCTCGAGCCCGCCAGCTGGGACGAAGCCCTCCAGGCGATGCGCGAGGGGCTAAAGGGCGCGAAGAAGGACGCGGTTGGGCTCTACCTCGCGGGGGACAGCACCCTGGAGGAAGGGTACGCCGCCGCCGAGCTCGCCCGGGCCCTCGGCACGCCCCACCTGGACTTTGAGGGGCGCACTGCCGTGGCGGCCTCGAGCTTCCCCGCCCTGACCTACGACGAGCTGTTGGAGGCGGGCTTTGCCCTGGTGGTGGGGGACCCCACCGAGGAACTCCCGGTGCTGCACGTGCGGCTCCAGCAGTTCCTCAAGGGCCTGAAGCCGCCCCACCGTTACAACCACGGCACGCCCTTCGCGGACCTCTCCATCAAGGAACGCATGCCGCGCCAAGGGGAGAAGCTCGCGGTCTTCGCGCCCTACCCCACCGCCCTCATGCGCTGGGCGGGCGCGAAGGGGGTGTACCGGCCGGGCGAGGAGGCCCGCCTCCTCCAGGCCCTCGAGGCGGCTCTCGAGGGACGCTCCCTCCCCGAGGGGCTGGACGGGGTGCGGGAGGCCGTTCGGGCCGCGGCGGAGCGCTTCAAGGCCGCTGAGGGCCGGGTGCTCGTGCTGGGCGCGGGCGTGCTCGAGGACGTGGAGGCCGCCCAGGCCGCGCAACGGATCGCCGCGGCCTTCGGCGCGCGCGTCTTCGCCCTGACCCCTGCACCGAACGCCCGAGGCCTCGAGGCCGTCGGGGTCTGGCCCGGCGAGGGCGGCGCGGCCTTGGGGGAGGCCGGACCGCAGGTGGCCTTCTACAGCGGGGTTGAACCGCCGGAGGACGTGGTGCGGGCCCAGGCCTACCGGGTCTTCCACCTCACGCACCTCACCCCCCTCGCCGAGCGGTACGCGGACGTGGTGCTGCCCGCGGAGACCTTCTACGAGAAGCGCGGCGCGATGGTGAACGTCGAGGGGCGGGTCCTCCCCCTCCAGCCCGCCGGAGTGGATAACGGCGAGGCCGAAGGGGTTGTGCAGGCCCTCGCGCTCTTCGCGGAAGCCCTCGGGGTCACGCCGCCCGTGCGGCTCGTGCGCCAGGTCCGTCGGGCCCTCAAGGAGCGCTACCGGCTGGACCTCGAGCACCTGCCCGAGTCGGGCGTGCTCTGGCGGCCCAAGGCTCCCCGGACGCCGCGCGCCCTCCGGGCGGAGGCCGGCACGCTCTACCTTAAGCCCAGCATGTGGCGCCACCACCAGCTGCAGGGCCCCACCGTGCAGAAGGCGCTCGGCCGGGCTGTGCTCGAGGCGCACCCGGCGACCGCCCGGGCGCACGGTTTGAAGGACGGGATGGCCCTCGAGGTGGAGACCCCCTACGGGACGCTCGAGGCGGTCGTGCGCGTGCGGGAGGCGTTGCCGGAGGGGTTCTTGTACCTGCCGGCGTACGGGAAGGGCACCGCGCGCCGGGTGCCGTTTAAGCTGCTGGTGCCTCAAGGGGCGCCTCAAGGGGGAGGGGAGGCGTGA